GAATTGGAGAGGGCTCAAAAGTTGCAGTCAGGGGATAAATAGCACTAGGGCTATCCATGAGTGGTAGGATTCTGTCCACAACGTACCTAATCAGTCATATGCCCTACGCATGAAGTACCAGAAGCAACCGCAGAACAACTCACGAAGAATACTTCACATTAGCACTCCCACAAAGCAGGAGATGCTTCAATGGCTTAAATGACTGGAGAGGGCTTTCCGCCCGAAAGACATGGTATTCCGACGCGCCGTACTCCATAGCCTCTTGCCTCTTGGCCTCGGAGCTTGAGAGCACGACGACATGGTACCCCATAGCAGCAGCCAGCTTGATAGCCAGGTGACCAAGACCGCCCACGCCCTGTATGCCAACTCGATCACCAGGGCGCATGTCGAACCGCGTGAGAACTGTCCACACCGTAGCCCCTGCGCACATCAGGGGTGCGGCATGGGCAGATTCTATCTCGTCTGGGATGCGAAACACACAGTTTGCATCCCAGATAGCGCCGTAGCTGAAGCTGCCGTTGTTGAAATCGTTTGTGCCGtattgtttcttttctcggcAGTATTGGTCCATATCTATGAAACCCGGGCAAGGTTCGTTAGTATACTTCCAAGTTATAACAAGTCATCGAAATGAAATTTGTATAGATATCTTACCTTTCGCGCAGTTATCACATCGCGCGCAGATCCCATGAGTGAACCCAAATCCCACGCGGTCACCGATTTTGACCGTCCGCACGCCGGGCCCAATGGCCTTGATGATCCCCACACCTTCGTGGCCCAGGACTTGGCTTGTCTTCAAGTAGTGTTCATCAGTTCCGCAGACGCCGGATGCGAGGGTCTCGATGAAGACTTCGTTGTATTCGAGGTCGCTAGAGACTTTGTCGCTGACGATCTTGCCCTCGGGAGAGCCGCGGAAGACATCGTAGGTTAAAGCCATGTTATTTCTGAGAGACACGTTTGAAATAATGATTTAATAGATAACAGAAGAGACGGATGGATAGGAACTTGTCTAGGTATCTTATATACCACTTTCTCTGCCTATTCAGTTGTTGCGGAGGTATTCTCCGCTGCGGGTTTTATTGTCCGTCCCCGCCTGCCCTACATTGCGGGTTTTTGACCCGTCTCACCACCGTCAACTGTCTGACAAGCAAGTAGGTAGCTTACGGGATTGGAGAGGCACGATTGAAGGAGATCCATCGGTCATACGAGCACAAGTACGTTTTGGAGACATTGGATGACTACTAGAGTGATTATAGTCAGCTTGCGATCGATGTTGTGTTTGGACCAGATAGCTGACTAATCAATCTTATGATTTCTAAGGAAAGAATGTCTTGGacaatcatcaccaacaataGCATGTGTACGCTGATCTTCGATCATTAATCCGTCTATATTTACATGATATGACTGCTATTACTGTGACTGCTATTACTGGTTAGGATAATGCAGAGTGAAAGAGTACTTCCAGCCCGACATGCCCGACGTCGGACGGTCCCCCGAGGCCGGATCATGACCGCGTGTGCTCGGTGTCAGAAGCGGAAAATTCGTGTGAGTGCGCTGATGGCACACGCTGACTTCTTCTATCATTAAATCTAATCTAATAGCCTCTTCTAGTGCGACGGAGTTACTCCCGTCTGTGGGGGTTGCCAACGAGCCCATGTAGAGTGCGTTGGAGGAGTTTCAGTCCGTGACATTTCCCGAAAGTAAGCCAGCTAATCATTGATCTGAACAGCCTGCTTATACCCACATACTAATATACTATTCTAGTTACGTCGATGAGCTAGAAGCGCGAATAGAATGGCTGGAGTCCATCATCCGGGAGCACCTACCATACATTGACCTCCACAAAGCTGATGAACCTGAGGGACGTGTTCCCTTGGATCGTCATCGTGGCTTGGTCAACAGAGGATCGAATCCTTCCTCTGCTCCTGAAGCAAATACTTCCCAAATTGGGAACGACAAGGATGACTGGGGTCCAGCGCGTGACATCACGGATCAACTTGGACTGGTCTCGATCAACGCAGAGGCGGATCTTCGATATTTGGGCCCTTCCAGCGGGCTATTCTTTACCAGGTTCGTGCTAACCGGTCTTGGACGACGAGCCGGATTGGCACAAGAATCAGTTCCCCAAACCGGAGGAACCAACTTCGTCCCTGCTGAGCTTCTCGATATTCAGCCCAAAGGTCTTCCATCTGACCTAGAACAGGCCCAGTGGTTGACACAGGCGTATTTCCAAGCAGTCCATGGGCAATACCCATTCCTGCATCAACCATCTCACCTGGACCTTCTGCAAAAGGCTTACAATGGCATCGAACTCCTCCTGCCCATCGATCAATTCCAGATCTACATGGTTCTGGCCATTGGGGCCACTATCCGATCGCAGCAATTAAAGATACTTCTTTCTGCAGAAGGATACTGTGCCTCGGCAATAGTCCACTTGGACACCATTTTCCAGAAATCGTCAGTGGGCGGCGTACAGTGCATGCTGCTTTTGCAAATGTACACATTTCATAATCCTTCCTCAGCGATTAGCTTGTGGACACTGCATTACCATTGTCTGGCTCATGTGTTGGAACTTGGTTTGCATCGTAATGTTCGAGGCTCTGCCTTCACCGAATTCGATCAAGAGATGCGCACCCGGGTTTTCTGGTGCGTGTATGCAATGGATCGTTACCTGTGCACCTCACTCGGTAGGGCAATAGGTATTATGGATGAGCAATGTGATTTGAGGGTATCTTGCGTTCTTCCTTACAGCCTATATATACGAGAGAAGACAACGCTAATAGTCAACATAGTTACCACACGATATCAACGACGAGGACCTACGACCAGACCAACCGATCCCAAATCAATCCTCTACACCAGGGATAACCGACATGTCTAGCGCGATCCACCTCTTCAAACTCGCTCGCTTCAGCGCGGAAATAAAATGCGTTTTGTACTGCGTCGACCGAAATTACCCCCCTTACACGCATCCCACCATCACAGACCCCAACCACTGGCAACAAGATATACTTCACCGTCTACAGCAGTGGAAAGCAACCATTCCTCAGCATCACCCACAAAGCCCATCGTACTATCTAAACAGTCTGCTCGAGATCAGGTACCATGAGTTAGTGATGTTGGTCGTACGCCCAAATCCTCTCTTCCCATACCCGTCCAAGACCTTGATCAAGTTGTGCTTTGATTCCGCCCTGGAATGCACAATGCTTTACCGC
The window above is part of the Aspergillus luchuensis IFO 4308 DNA, chromosome 8, nearly complete sequence genome. Proteins encoded here:
- a CDS encoding NAD(P)-dependent alcohol dehydrogenase (COG:Q;~EggNog:ENOG410PVPB;~InterPro:IPR013154,IPR013149,IPR002328,IPR036291, IPR011032,IPR020843;~PFAM:PF00107,PF08240;~go_function: GO:0008270 - zinc ion binding [Evidence IEA];~go_function: GO:0016491 - oxidoreductase activity [Evidence IEA];~go_process: GO:0055114 - oxidation-reduction process [Evidence IEA]), with the protein product MALTYDVFRGSPEGKIVSDKVSSDLEYNEVFIETLASGVCGTDEHYLKTSQVLGHEGVGIIKAIGPGVRTVKIGDRVGFGFTHGICARCDNCAKDMDQYCREKKQYGTNDFNNGSFSYGAIWDANCVFRIPDEIESAHAAPLMCAGATVWTVLTRFDMRPGDRVGIQGVGGLGHLAIKLAAAMGYHVVVLSSSEAKRQEAMEYGASEYHVFRAESPLQSFKPLKHLLLCGSANVKYSSILPLMDSPSAIYPLTATFEPSPIPTLELCFKGCKIQGSLVASRQSTQALLEFAAKKQIYPTIMTFPFTSAGIEEAMSQLRDGKVRYRAVLIRET
- a CDS encoding uncharacterized protein (COG:S;~EggNog:ENOG410PVIM;~InterPro:IPR036864,IPR007219,IPR001138;~PFAM:PF00172,PF04082;~go_function: GO:0000981 - DNA-binding transcription factor activity, RNA polymerase II-specific [Evidence IEA];~go_function: GO:0003677 - DNA binding [Evidence IEA];~go_function: GO:0008270 - zinc ion binding [Evidence IEA];~go_process: GO:0006351 - transcription, DNA-templated [Evidence IEA];~go_process: GO:0006355 - regulation of transcription, DNA-templated [Evidence IEA]), which codes for MQSERVLPARHARRRTVPRGRIMTACARCQKRKIRCDGVTPVCGGCQRAHVECVGGVSVRDISRNYVDELEARIEWLESIIREHLPYIDLHKADEPEGRVPLDRHRGLVNRGSNPSSAPEANTSQIGNDKDDWGPARDITDQLGLVSINAEADLRYLGPSSGLFFTRFVLTGLGRRAGLAQESVPQTGGTNFVPAELLDIQPKGLPSDLEQAQWLTQAYFQAVHGQYPFLHQPSHLDLLQKAYNGIELLLPIDQFQIYMVLAIGATIRSQQLKILLSAEGYCASAIVHLDTIFQKSSVGGVQCMLLLQMYTFHNPSSAISLWTLHYHCLAHVLELGLHRNVRGSAFTEFDQEMRTRVFWCVYAMDRYLCTSLGRAIGIMDEQCDLRLPHDINDEDLRPDQPIPNQSSTPGITDMSSAIHLFKLARFSAEIKCVLYCVDRNYPPYTHPTITDPNHWQQDILHRLQQWKATIPQHHPQSPSYYLNSLLEIRYHELVMLVVRPNPLFPYPSKTLIKLCFDSALECTMLYRHLYITSMLHYNRTIVQSLFLCTITIFYCIWAPNGLDEEETALDTVLQALKSASDILSATGEYWLEVKRTRDVLDCITKATVRRFARRLGHLSASLPSGSSGTLHDNISGQGVSIMDLPTTTFNEGSCTDGITGNGNAGPVSVDPYYVPTQQPDATPELLSFFMDPQPESAMELLDFSWDVFGGVDDAMQEMMAGASGE